ATTGCGATAATTCGAGTCTCCCGTGGATGCGAGTGCTTCAAGAACCAAGCCCTCATACTCATTCAGGCCTGATTGAGCGAAAGCACTAGCCATAAGCACCTGGTCTTCAGCGCTTGCCGAAGGAAAATCATCCGCCAATGCCTCAAGCAATCCTTCGCGACCAGACTCGGCTGCTAAAATGATGATCTGAGAACGTGCTATCGACTCGTCAGTAGCCAAGAGAGTCTCTAACTCGCGTTCAGCCAGATCTTCGTCGAGCGAGACGAGCTGGCTGAACGCCTCCACCTTGATTGAAGGTGCACTCGCGTCCGCGAATAGCTTGGCGACAAGTGCGGCATCAGGGCCTGTATCGAGAAGTGCACTTTCAACAGCAAGTTGTGCAGATCCACCGTTTGCGTAGGCGGCCTTTAGTGCAAACTGGGCATCCTCGGCACCAATTCGACCAAGGGCACTTGCTGCCGCACTCACGAGCTCTGCATTATCTGACTCCAGATAAGGCACAATAATTGCCACAGCTCTTGGCTCCTTGCGATACGCCAACAAGTCGAATATCGCCGCAGTGTCGATGTCCGAAGGCGAAGCACGAAGAGCGAGCGCGAGCGAAGAGACCGCTTTTTCACCTGGAATCGCCGCAAGCGATCTCCGGGCGCCGTCGCGGAGCTTCAGATCGGCATCCTGCAGGTAGGCTGAAAGCGCATCGACCGACTTTTCCGTACCAAAGAGCTCCAGTAGATGCATGAGAAACAAACGGCGCTGAACAGGCAGCTCGGACGGTAGAGATGTAGCGACAGCGTCCTCAATTGCGTCGCGCTCTGAACCTTCCGCTCCAGCGAACATCGCTGTAAGGTCGTCACGAAGCTGTGCCTCATTCTCATATTCAACAGACGTAAATGCCTGAAGCTTAGAATCGATCTCAGCACCGTTCGCAGTAATCACAGCAAGGATCAAAGGGAGAAAAATACAAATTCTTTTCATATACTTTTAAATAGGAGTTTGAAGAAAAGGTCTCGCTACACCGGTAGCTCATATCCAACTCGACGAGGTCGATCCTGCCAGCGAGCTGCATCCTCATCCCCGACAATCTGTTCGCTCACCGGGTCCCACTGAATCGGCCTATCAAGACGCTCACATATTGTTGCCAATTGGCAGACCGTCGCAGTACGGTGACCCACCGTTGCCGGGCAAATCGGCTTCTTCCTCAATTTGATTGAGTCCAACCAATTCCCCAAATGTCCTCCGTTAACTCGGTAGAGCTGAGTATCCGACGATCCAAGAGGTCGACTTGCCAGATCTGCTGGAGTTGTGTCGATTCGCCCTCCCCGACTGACCATGACTTCGCCCTCAGTACCAATAAAACGAATCATGTGCCCCTTTCGATCTGGGTGCTCACGGACGACACGCACACCATCCTCGTATTCAAAATACTGATACGGAGAACCCTCGTATCCTTTGGGATAGAACTTAACCGGACCAGAATCATCCCGACCAAGTGCCCATTGAATAATGTCGTAATGATGCGCCCCCCAATCCCCGTTCTTTCTGGAACCATATTCCCAGAAACAGCGCCAACCCCCACCGTAATTGCCCATCACACGATTTTCGAAATAGGGTTCCCAAGGTGCGGGCCCGAGCCACTTATCGTAGTTGAAACCTTCCGGGATCGGTTGCTCGGCTTCGATGACAGGAGGAAGGAAGTCTCCAAATCCTGTGTAAATTTCTTTGATCTCTCCGATCCATCCATTCCGTACAATCTCAGCGGCTTTACGAAATGAGCGTTCGGAGCGCTGTTGCGAACCGACTTGAAGAATCGTGCCATACCGTGCTTCCGCCGCAACCATAGCCTTACCCTCTTCGATCGTAAGCGTCATCGGCTTTTCCACATAAACATCCTTACCCGCACGCATGGCTGCAAGAGAGATCGCCGCGTGCCAATGGTCCGGAGTGACGATGACAACTGCGTCGACCGACGGATCATTTACAATGTCTTCATAATCCGGAGTGGCTGCGATATCGGAATAGCCAAAACTCTTGAGCTTCTCAACAGCCGACTTAAGCGCCCATTCCTTCACATCGCAAACGTAGGTCGGCTGCACGTCCGGACTGCCCGCCATGCCTACAATTCCCTGCATTTGGAGGCCGAAGCCAATAAAGCCAATATTAATTCTACTGTTCGGTCCGACATGCCCATTCACGCCAAGCGTTTCCGCCCGAAGGATCATTGGAGCCGACAGAAATGCCGCTCCGGCAGCAGCACCAGTCTTTAGAAAATCACGGCGTGATTGAGTAGATTTTTTCATATTTTGAAGACGAAAACCTTGGGTTGCATTACACTGCTTTGAGTCATAAACG
The Rubellicoccus peritrichatus DNA segment above includes these coding regions:
- a CDS encoding Gfo/Idh/MocA family oxidoreductase, with amino-acid sequence MKKSTQSRRDFLKTGAAAGAAFLSAPMILRAETLGVNGHVGPNSRINIGFIGFGLQMQGIVGMAGSPDVQPTYVCDVKEWALKSAVEKLKSFGYSDIAATPDYEDIVNDPSVDAVVIVTPDHWHAAISLAAMRAGKDVYVEKPMTLTIEEGKAMVAAEARYGTILQVGSQQRSERSFRKAAEIVRNGWIGEIKEIYTGFGDFLPPVIEAEQPIPEGFNYDKWLGPAPWEPYFENRVMGNYGGGWRCFWEYGSRKNGDWGAHHYDIIQWALGRDDSGPVKFYPKGYEGSPYQYFEYEDGVRVVREHPDRKGHMIRFIGTEGEVMVSRGGRIDTTPADLASRPLGSSDTQLYRVNGGHLGNWLDSIKLRKKPICPATVGHRTATVCQLATICERLDRPIQWDPVSEQIVGDEDAARWQDRPRRVGYELPV
- a CDS encoding HEAT repeat domain-containing protein is translated as MKRICIFLPLILAVITANGAEIDSKLQAFTSVEYENEAQLRDDLTAMFAGAEGSERDAIEDAVATSLPSELPVQRRLFLMHLLELFGTEKSVDALSAYLQDADLKLRDGARRSLAAIPGEKAVSSLALALRASPSDIDTAAIFDLLAYRKEPRAVAIIVPYLESDNAELVSAAASALGRIGAEDAQFALKAAYANGGSAQLAVESALLDTGPDAALVAKLFADASAPSIKVEAFSQLVSLDEDLAERELETLLATDESIARSQIIILAAESGREGLLEALADDFPSASAEDQVLMASAFAQSGLNEYEGLVLEALASTGDSNYRNWLIDALGDIGSDASFEPIYEIFQSNPKNRVVGDALSRLQAPSADRKAMETLENGSDVDDRIAALKVVTLRNTPGANALINRLLFEESDKKLSNELFKSLETIGDLESVGLMVKLVGRGDSVNRSAQRSLKRLCQNLRAGSALWRDYFKPALYSAETSEDRERFIVILDGIDSEESLNYLKEHALDLESPLNDLCTRTLSRWASVLVIDVWSEVANKLPEKREFAVDQIKRTLTGGHVTLSDDMNKVEAWARAIQNAPDKKTKLSLLTVYEEPPSNIQWIIKWKTEPILNDTDITNELNAILAKCG